In Arvicanthis niloticus isolate mArvNil1 chromosome 27, mArvNil1.pat.X, whole genome shotgun sequence, a genomic segment contains:
- the LOC143439646 gene encoding olfactory receptor 1M1-like — MMVSPRRKTTKVKQMEPQNRTTASEIILLGLSEKPEHEAVLFSLFLCMYLITVVGNLLIILAISFDSHLHTPMYFFLANLSLVDFSLATDTVPKMLVNIQTRNKSISYHCCLTQMYFFHFFGIIDSVLIAVMAYDRFVAICHPLHYSTIMSPRLCGLLVGVPWVYSCFISLTHILLIARLVFCGKNELPHYFCDLTPLLRLSCTDTTVNKIFVLIVAGMVIATPFVCILASYARIIMAIMKVPSAGGRKKAFSTCSSHLSVVALLYGTTIGVYLCPSSVRTAVKEKASAVMYTAVTPMLNPFIYSLRNRDLKGALRKIIN; from the coding sequence AGTTAAACAAATGGAACCACAAAACCGAACCACTGCATCTGAAATCATCCTCTTGGGACTTTCAGAAAAGCCAGAACATGAGGCTGTCCTTTTTTCTCTGTTCCTCTGCATGTATTTGATCACAGTCGTGGGGAATTTGTTAATCATCCTTGCCATCAGCTTCGACTCTCACCTCCATACTCCCATGTATTTCTTCCTGGCCAATCTCTCCTTGGTTGATTTCTCTCTGGCTACTGACACTGTCCCCAAGATGCTGGTGAACATTCAAACCAGGAACAAATCTATCTCTTATCATTGTTGTCTGACACAGATGTACTTTTTCCACTTTTTTGGCATCATCGACAGTGTCTTGATAGCTGTGATGGCTTATGACCGGTTTGTGGCAATTTGTCACCCATTACATTATTCTACTATCATGAGTCCACGGCTCTGTGGGCTGCTGGTTGGTGTACCATGGGTGTATTCCTGTTTCATCTCTCTCACTCACATCCTTCTCATAGCCCGTCTTGTATTCTGTGGCAAAAATGAGCTTCCCCACTATTTCTGTGACCTTACCCCACTTCTTCGACTTTCATGCACAGACACAACAGTAAACAAGATCTTTGTGCTCATTGTGGCAGGAATGGTGATAGCCACACCTTTTGTTTGCATCCTAGCCTCCTATGCTCGAATCATCATGGCCATCATGAAGGTCCCCTCTGCAGGTGGTAGAAAGAAAGCCTTTTCTACCTGCAGCTCCCATCTCTCTGTAGTAGCTCTTCTCTATGGGACCACCATTGGAGTCTATCTGTGTCCTTCTTCTGTGCGCACAGCTGTGAAGGAGAAGGCTTCTGCAGTGATGTACACAGCAGTCACCCCCATGCTGAACCCGTTTATCTATAGCCTGAGGAACAGAGACCTGAAGGGAGCCCTGAGGAAGATTATTAACTGA